The Kogia breviceps isolate mKogBre1 unplaced genomic scaffold, mKogBre1 haplotype 1 scaffold_493, whole genome shotgun sequence region CGGCAGGACAGATGTCAGAGGtctctcagagagagagagggagggcctGGCCCAGGGATCATGGTTCTGCGAGCCTAGGAAGGCCTGGTGTCAAGGTGCTTCCCGCTGCTCTGTCGCGGCCTCGCCGGGCACTTCTGCACGCTAGTTTGTTCAGGACTTGGCGCTTCACTCCTCCACGACtcccgcaaaacaaacaaaaattccctGTTCATTTCTTCTGTGTTAGGCACAATAATAAAGGGTGGGGCAACCTCGCCAACCGAGAAGAGGACGATCCCTGCAGGGAAATCTGGGGCCTTACCAGCTCATGGAACTGTGTGACCTTTAGCCCACTGCTTAACTTCTCCCCTAGCTTCTGTAAAACCAGTGGCTTGAATTAAACAAGTGGTTTGCATCCCTGGCTACCCATGAATCTCctggagagaggagaagaggaggggttgcagctttagggaaaaaaaaaaaaaaacgtgtctGATACTTAGCCTCAAAGATCCCGATTTAACTGATCTAGGCCTGGGAgtggtatttttttaataagctcTACCGGTGATTCTGATGTGAGGCAAGGTTGAGAATGACTGCACTAAATGATCTGGATGATAGCTAGCATTTAGTTGGCATCTAGAACCATTACATTGATAGATATTGTACATAGGGTATAAATACTTCTCACAGTCATCCTGGGAACTAGTCTCATTATCCCTTGTTACATATGTAAAACCCAAGTCCACACTCACAGGGCCTCTTAGTGGTGTTGCACACCTAAGTGCAGCACCGGGTGCTTTCCTCCATCTTCCCCAGGAAAGGCAGATGGTGGTGAGCCTAGTGCAAATAACATGCTCTGTGCGGGTACAGCTCCACACAATTCGAcggtttgttcttgtttctccgTCAGTAGCCCTCACTCCACCTAACAAGGAACCGTTTCTGTTGCACACTTGACCCTGAATTCCCCTTCCCACCCACTCTTGAGTTTGACATGCAGTTAAGGAGTTCAGGCAGCGGCTGCCCTGTTTCCCAGGTCTTGGTAGGGCCTCTCCTTCTTCCCCGGCCTTTACCCAACGATCTTACTTGGTGCCCTGAAGGCGCTGCCTCCCTGGCCCTTTAAAAAGCCCCAATTCTTTCCCACAGGGCAAACCTTGTGACTCTGCATTACAGCACCATAGAAGGAAGcccttttcctttcctgccaCCTACCCCACCTGTGATCTGGTGTAAAGCTTGAGGGAGAAATTGGAGCAGAGGTGCTCAAGGGGAAAAGTCTCTCTGAAGGTGAGAACCTTGTGATATAAAGATCTGGAAGTGCTTTCCTCTTTGTTATCCTATGGGTCCTCTGAACATCCCAAGACTCAGAAAAATAACAGATTTCATTCTCAGGGAAACAGACTTGGAGGGCACTGGTTGAAGGGTCTGGTTTGGGGGCTGTTGTGTCTTTATACATCTGCACCCCAGAAGGATCTGTCTGTAGGGTTGGATCAAgttgagaagggagaagggccACCTCCCAAGGCTGGAGTCCTTTGGGACTTTCTGTTTTCCAAGCAGCCCCAGGGGTGGAGGCAGAGCAGGATGAACCAACCTGAAGAccttcaaacacacacatacacacatacaccagTTTTTAAccaaacagcagcttttaacccaaCAGCAGCTTTTACTAAGCTCCAGGTGGGGCTGCCCTGGCATGGCCAGCACAGCAGGTTGCCCTCAAGGGCCAGTCTCTCGTGTGATAGGAAGTAACAAAGGTGCACAGATTGCTGCTGCCTTCCACGCTCACTGGGGTGGCTCAGAAGGGAGCAAACTCCAGGGTTCTCTGAAGACCAGAACCGACCAGTGTGGCTATTCGGCCTCTTTTCCAGGCCCAGCTGTGTCATTCCCCAGGCCCTGAGGCAACGCCTGCATCATGGGCCTGTGGGGCACTGCTGCCCTTGCTGCTTTGTGGGAGAAACATGGCCAGCAACACAATCAGGAGGATGAGCAGACCACCGCCTACTACCAGCCCCAAGTAGATCCGGCAACGGACATTCTCCCAGCGCTTCTTCTGGGCCAGAGTCTTGGTTGTCTTGCTGAAGGCGGAGCTCTGTGGACACGCCCACACACAGGGTAGGAGTTAGTGGTTTCCCCAGAGCCCTGGACCAGCTCCTCCCAACCCAGCCCCGACAAGACCTAGTCTCCTCCCGCAGCCTCCCCATCCTGTTAGCCCCCTTTCTCTACGCAGCCCACCCTGGGACCCTCCCAGCCTGACTCCTGGTCTCTCACACTGGTGTAGCCCTTGACTCACGGCCCTACAGGCTCACCCCCAGTTAACAATGCCAGTCTTCAACCTTTAGGAAGATCCACAGCTTCAAACCAAGGCCTTCGTACTTCATGAGACCTCCCCACCCATTGCACAGCTAGGCTAGGGATGCTTCAAGAAACCCACAGTCCCCACACTGGCCCTTGGGTGAGCCTCAGGCCCTACCAACGGCCCGCCGGGAGACCCTGAGCACAGCCTGAGAGCTCCCTCTGAGGGCCCCTCCtagcctctccctccccctccctgcttctCCAGGCCTCACACCATGTCCAGGAGTTGGTCTGAACGCTGTTCCAGCTCCGCCAGCTTCCCGTCGCGCTCCAGGACCTTGTCGAAGTTGTTGAGCATGATTTCTGTCACCTCATCCGCCTGCCGCTGGCACCGCTCCAACTCTTTCCCTGCCTGGACACCAAGCCCAAGGTCAGGGCTACATGAGGCTCCCACCTGGCCCTCATCTGGTCCTGAGACCTAGAGGCCTCCTTGCCCCACTGTGCAAGCAAACAAGcgcgcacacgtgtgtgtgtgtgtgtgtgtgcgcgcgcgcgcgcgcgcgcgcgcgcgcgcacgcgcacttGCGCAGTGTATGAGTAAGGAGAACAGCGCCTTTCATGTAAGGGTCTGATATGTGCGGAGGGAAGGGCTGGCCTCTTGGGTGTGTACGGCTCACCTTTGGCTCCTCCCCTTTTGCCCATCTAGGCAGGTCCTAGGTCAGCCTTGACTTCCAGCATCTCAGCTTCCTCTAAAATGCCTGAGGATGGGACCTTCCCAGGACCCACCCTCCCACACAGCAGACACTTGGCTCACCTGCTCTAGGATGGCCTCAACCTACTGTGCACCTGCCCCGTGGCTTCCCACTGGCCTAAGGAGGCAACAAAGAACACAGAACCAAGAAGCTACTTGGCCAGAGCCAGACAGGGAGGAGATCCAGCCCACTGAGCTAGAGAGATAATTTTGGACTGCCACACGTTATAGCCTCTGCCTAAccccacagaaacacacacacacacacacacacacacacaattgagaTCAGATCtcgctcccctccctcctccagcctctgacTGGTCAGGCCAGTTCTGCCTCCTGGCCTGACCCTGCTCCCACATCAATGCTCAAAGTCAATTCGCTGTCTGCCAGGGAGCCTCGGCCTTCCTGGCCTCCGGCCTCCAGCTTTCCAGCCAGCCAGGATCTTCGCTGGGATCCAACTCACACAGGAGAGACCAgctcttggatttcccagcctggGCAGCAGCCTCACCTGACAAAAGAACCCAGCTCATTTCAGAGGGCTGGGAAGGGAGATGCAGGGTCCAAGCTGGGGGAGAGGCCAGGAAGAAGAAGAACACATGGATCACAAGCAAGAAAGAAACTGGG contains the following coding sequences:
- the LOC131749771 gene encoding vesicle-associated membrane protein 5, whose amino-acid sequence is MAGKELERCQRQADEVTEIMLNNFDKVLERDGKLAELEQRSDQLLDMSSAFSKTTKTLAQKKRWENVRCRIYLGLVVGGGLLILLIVLLAMFLPQSSKGSSAPQAHDAGVASGPGE